The proteins below are encoded in one region of Pleuronectes platessa chromosome 14, fPlePla1.1, whole genome shotgun sequence:
- the LOC128455856 gene encoding abl interactor 1 isoform X20, which translates to MAELQMLLEVEIPAGRTALLDGFNNLLTVAEYCENNYVQSTDKQRALEETKSYTTQSLASVAYLINTLANNVLQMLDIQASQLRCMESSVNHISQTVDVHKEKVARREIGILTTNKNTCRAHKIVAQSNPERPVRYVRKPIDYGVLDDIGHGVKVSQQNMKFGSLSRTTPPSQKPPSPPRTGRSTLFSSGSSGGSHLSSSSRSSSRENSGSGWGGVPIAVPTPSPPSTFPGPMVPQFYSMNRPQPRHQTAQVGGSLPYRRPPSVTDQPIITENHVNGGPCYNPSPASPPPPSLLQFTPQLPLMGFVARVQESNAPPAPAAESQSWPEELLPSPQPMEDGHEEDSAVVEYSDPYTEEDPAWAPGSYLEKVVAIYDYTADKEDELSFQEGGIIYVVKKNEDGWFEGVMNATTGLFPGNYVESIMHYAD; encoded by the exons ATGGCGGAGCTGCAGAtgctgctggaggtggagaTCCCTGCGGGGAGAACCGCCCTGCTGGACGGATTCAACAACCTGCTGACGGTCGCTGAATACTGCGAGAACAACTATGTCCAG TCCACAGACAAGCAGCGAGCGCTGGAGGAGACCAAGAGCTACACAACCCAGTCTCTGGCCAGCGTGGCCTACCTCATCAACACGCTGGCCAACAACGTGCTGCAGATGCTGGACATCCAGGCCTCACAGCTGCGCTGCATGGAGAGCTCCGTCAACCACATCTCACAG ACCGTTGACGTCCACAAAGAGAAGGTGGCGCGGCGGGAGATCGGCATCTTGACCACCAACAAGAACACCTGCCGCGCGCATAAGATTGTCGCTCAGTCCAATCCCGAGAGGCCGGTGCGCTACGTCAGGAAGCCAATCGACTACGGCGTCCTGGACGACATCGGACACGGAGTCAAGGTGA GCCAACAGAACATGAAATTCGGAAGTCTGTCCCggaccacccccccctcccagaaACCACCCAGTCCTCCAAGGACAGGCAGA TCAACCTTGTTTTCATC TGGCAGCAGTGGCGGCAGtcacctcagcagcagcagccgaagcagcagcagagaaaacagtGGCAGCGGCTGGGGGGGCGTTCCCATTGCCGTGCCGACGCCCTCCCCACCCTCCACCTtcccag GTCCGATGGTCCCTCAGTTCTACAGCATGAACCGACCTCAGCCACGACACCAGACTGCACAGGTGGGCGGGTCGCTGCCTTACCGCCGCCCCCCCTCTGTGACGGACCAGCCCATCATAACAGAGAACCATGTCAACGGGGGTCCCTGCTACAACCCAAGCCCAG CCTCCCCCCCGCCTCCATCACTCCTCCAGTTCACCCCTCAGCTGCCTCTCATGGGCTTCGTTGCTCGGGTTCAGGAGTCCA ACGCCCCTCCGGCTCCGGCTGCTGAGAGCCAATCATGGCCTGAGGAGCTCCTGCCGAGTCCTCAGCCAATGGAAGACGGACATGAGGAGGACTCGGCAGTGGTGGAGTACAGCGACCCGTACACTGAAGAAGACCCTGCGTGGGCCCCAGGAAGCTACCTGGAGAAAG TGGTGGCCATCTATGACTACACAGCTGACAAGGAGGACGAGCTATCGTTCCAGGAAGGAGGGATCATCTACGTGGTGAAGAAGAACGAGGACGGGTGGTTCGAAGGGGTGATGAACGCCACCACCGGCCTCTTCCCCGGAAACTACGTGGAGTCCATCATGCACTACGCggactga
- the LOC128455856 gene encoding abl interactor 1 isoform X18 — protein MAELQMLLEVEIPAGRTALLDGFNNLLTVAEYCENNYVQSTDKQRALEETKSYTTQSLASVAYLINTLANNVLQMLDIQASQLRCMESSVNHISQTVDVHKEKVARREIGILTTNKNTCRAHKIVAQSNPERPVRYVRKPIDYGVLDDIGHGVKVSQQNMKFGSLSRTTPPSQKPPSPPRTGRSTLFSSGSSGGSHLSSSSRSSSRENSGSGWGGVPIAVPTPSPPSTFPGPMVPQFYSMNRPQPRHQTAQVGGSLPYRRPPSVTDQPIITENHVNGGPCYNPSPASPPPPSLLQFTPQLPLMGFVARVQESISDAPPAPAAESQSWPEELLPSPQPMEDGHEEDSAVVEYSDPYTEEDPAWAPGSYLEKVVAIYDYTADKEDELSFQEGGIIYVVKKNEDGWFEGVMNATTGLFPGNYVESIMHYAD, from the exons ATGGCGGAGCTGCAGAtgctgctggaggtggagaTCCCTGCGGGGAGAACCGCCCTGCTGGACGGATTCAACAACCTGCTGACGGTCGCTGAATACTGCGAGAACAACTATGTCCAG TCCACAGACAAGCAGCGAGCGCTGGAGGAGACCAAGAGCTACACAACCCAGTCTCTGGCCAGCGTGGCCTACCTCATCAACACGCTGGCCAACAACGTGCTGCAGATGCTGGACATCCAGGCCTCACAGCTGCGCTGCATGGAGAGCTCCGTCAACCACATCTCACAG ACCGTTGACGTCCACAAAGAGAAGGTGGCGCGGCGGGAGATCGGCATCTTGACCACCAACAAGAACACCTGCCGCGCGCATAAGATTGTCGCTCAGTCCAATCCCGAGAGGCCGGTGCGCTACGTCAGGAAGCCAATCGACTACGGCGTCCTGGACGACATCGGACACGGAGTCAAGGTGA GCCAACAGAACATGAAATTCGGAAGTCTGTCCCggaccacccccccctcccagaaACCACCCAGTCCTCCAAGGACAGGCAGA TCAACCTTGTTTTCATC TGGCAGCAGTGGCGGCAGtcacctcagcagcagcagccgaagcagcagcagagaaaacagtGGCAGCGGCTGGGGGGGCGTTCCCATTGCCGTGCCGACGCCCTCCCCACCCTCCACCTtcccag GTCCGATGGTCCCTCAGTTCTACAGCATGAACCGACCTCAGCCACGACACCAGACTGCACAGGTGGGCGGGTCGCTGCCTTACCGCCGCCCCCCCTCTGTGACGGACCAGCCCATCATAACAGAGAACCATGTCAACGGGGGTCCCTGCTACAACCCAAGCCCAG CCTCCCCCCCGCCTCCATCACTCCTCCAGTTCACCCCTCAGCTGCCTCTCATGGGCTTCGTTGCTCGGGTTCAGGAGTCCA TTTCAGACGCCCCTCCGGCTCCGGCTGCTGAGAGCCAATCATGGCCTGAGGAGCTCCTGCCGAGTCCTCAGCCAATGGAAGACGGACATGAGGAGGACTCGGCAGTGGTGGAGTACAGCGACCCGTACACTGAAGAAGACCCTGCGTGGGCCCCAGGAAGCTACCTGGAGAAAG TGGTGGCCATCTATGACTACACAGCTGACAAGGAGGACGAGCTATCGTTCCAGGAAGGAGGGATCATCTACGTGGTGAAGAAGAACGAGGACGGGTGGTTCGAAGGGGTGATGAACGCCACCACCGGCCTCTTCCCCGGAAACTACGTGGAGTCCATCATGCACTACGCggactga
- the LOC128455856 gene encoding abl interactor 2 isoform X16, whose product MAELQMLLEVEIPAGRTALLDGFNNLLTVAEYCENNYVQSTDKQRALEETKSYTTQSLASVAYLINTLANNVLQMLDIQASQLRCMESSVNHISQTVDVHKEKVARREIGILTTNKNTCRAHKIVAQSNPERPVRYVRKPIDYGVLDDIGHGVKVSQQNMKFGSLSRTTPPSQKPPSPPRTGRVVFGGSSGGSHLSSSSRSSSRENSGSGWGGVPIAVPTPSPPSTFPGPMVPQFYSMNRPQPRHQTAQVGGSLPYRRPPSVTDQPIITENHVNGGPCYNPSPASPPPPSLLQFTPQLPLMGFVARVQESISDAPPAPAAESQSWPEELLPSPQPMEDGHEEDSAVVEYSDPYTEEDPAWAPGSYLEKVVAIYDYTADKEDELSFQEGGIIYVVKKNEDGWFEGVMNATTGLFPGNYVESIMHYAD is encoded by the exons ATGGCGGAGCTGCAGAtgctgctggaggtggagaTCCCTGCGGGGAGAACCGCCCTGCTGGACGGATTCAACAACCTGCTGACGGTCGCTGAATACTGCGAGAACAACTATGTCCAG TCCACAGACAAGCAGCGAGCGCTGGAGGAGACCAAGAGCTACACAACCCAGTCTCTGGCCAGCGTGGCCTACCTCATCAACACGCTGGCCAACAACGTGCTGCAGATGCTGGACATCCAGGCCTCACAGCTGCGCTGCATGGAGAGCTCCGTCAACCACATCTCACAG ACCGTTGACGTCCACAAAGAGAAGGTGGCGCGGCGGGAGATCGGCATCTTGACCACCAACAAGAACACCTGCCGCGCGCATAAGATTGTCGCTCAGTCCAATCCCGAGAGGCCGGTGCGCTACGTCAGGAAGCCAATCGACTACGGCGTCCTGGACGACATCGGACACGGAGTCAAGGTGA GCCAACAGAACATGAAATTCGGAAGTCTGTCCCggaccacccccccctcccagaaACCACCCAGTCCTCCAAGGACAGGCAGAGTCGTCTTTGG TGGCAGCAGTGGCGGCAGtcacctcagcagcagcagccgaagcagcagcagagaaaacagtGGCAGCGGCTGGGGGGGCGTTCCCATTGCCGTGCCGACGCCCTCCCCACCCTCCACCTtcccag GTCCGATGGTCCCTCAGTTCTACAGCATGAACCGACCTCAGCCACGACACCAGACTGCACAGGTGGGCGGGTCGCTGCCTTACCGCCGCCCCCCCTCTGTGACGGACCAGCCCATCATAACAGAGAACCATGTCAACGGGGGTCCCTGCTACAACCCAAGCCCAG CCTCCCCCCCGCCTCCATCACTCCTCCAGTTCACCCCTCAGCTGCCTCTCATGGGCTTCGTTGCTCGGGTTCAGGAGTCCA TTTCAGACGCCCCTCCGGCTCCGGCTGCTGAGAGCCAATCATGGCCTGAGGAGCTCCTGCCGAGTCCTCAGCCAATGGAAGACGGACATGAGGAGGACTCGGCAGTGGTGGAGTACAGCGACCCGTACACTGAAGAAGACCCTGCGTGGGCCCCAGGAAGCTACCTGGAGAAAG TGGTGGCCATCTATGACTACACAGCTGACAAGGAGGACGAGCTATCGTTCCAGGAAGGAGGGATCATCTACGTGGTGAAGAAGAACGAGGACGGGTGGTTCGAAGGGGTGATGAACGCCACCACCGGCCTCTTCCCCGGAAACTACGTGGAGTCCATCATGCACTACGCggactga
- the LOC128455856 gene encoding abl interactor 2 isoform X8: protein MAELQMLLEVEIPAGRTALLDGFNNLLTVAEYCENNYVQSTDKQRALEETKSYTTQSLASVAYLINTLANNVLQMLDIQASQLRCMESSVNHISQTVDVHKEKVARREIGILTTNKNTCRAHKIVAQSNPERPVRYVRKPIDYGVLDDIGHGVKVSQQNMKFGSLSRTTPPSQKPPSPPRTGRVVFGKSSPYRTLEPVCPPVVPNHYVSSPTRNSMAPGQNPSPARTATLNHRPRTFSSVSVCVRLCSGSSGGSHLSSSSRSSSRENSGSGWGGVPIAVPTPSPPSTFPGPMVPQFYSMNRPQPRHQTAQVGGSLPYRRPPSVTDQPIITENHVNGGPCYNPSPVSDAPPAPAAESQSWPEELLPSPQPMEDGHEEDSAVVEYSDPYTEEDPAWAPGSYLEKVVAIYDYTADKEDELSFQEGGIIYVVKKNEDGWFEGVMNATTGLFPGNYVESIMHYAD, encoded by the exons ATGGCGGAGCTGCAGAtgctgctggaggtggagaTCCCTGCGGGGAGAACCGCCCTGCTGGACGGATTCAACAACCTGCTGACGGTCGCTGAATACTGCGAGAACAACTATGTCCAG TCCACAGACAAGCAGCGAGCGCTGGAGGAGACCAAGAGCTACACAACCCAGTCTCTGGCCAGCGTGGCCTACCTCATCAACACGCTGGCCAACAACGTGCTGCAGATGCTGGACATCCAGGCCTCACAGCTGCGCTGCATGGAGAGCTCCGTCAACCACATCTCACAG ACCGTTGACGTCCACAAAGAGAAGGTGGCGCGGCGGGAGATCGGCATCTTGACCACCAACAAGAACACCTGCCGCGCGCATAAGATTGTCGCTCAGTCCAATCCCGAGAGGCCGGTGCGCTACGTCAGGAAGCCAATCGACTACGGCGTCCTGGACGACATCGGACACGGAGTCAAGGTGA GCCAACAGAACATGAAATTCGGAAGTCTGTCCCggaccacccccccctcccagaaACCACCCAGTCCTCCAAGGACAGGCAGAGTCGTCTTTGG GAAGAGCTCCCCCTACAGGACCTTGGAGCCAGTGTGCCCCCCAGTGGTGCCCAACCATTATGTATCCAGCCCCACCAGAAACAGTATGGCCCCTGGGCAGAATCCCAGTCCGGCTCGCACCGCCACCCTCAACCATCGACCCCGAACCTTCAG tagtgtgtctgtgtgtgtgcggttgtgtAGTGGCAGCAGTGGCGGCAGtcacctcagcagcagcagccgaagcagcagcagagaaaacagtGGCAGCGGCTGGGGGGGCGTTCCCATTGCCGTGCCGACGCCCTCCCCACCCTCCACCTtcccag GTCCGATGGTCCCTCAGTTCTACAGCATGAACCGACCTCAGCCACGACACCAGACTGCACAGGTGGGCGGGTCGCTGCCTTACCGCCGCCCCCCCTCTGTGACGGACCAGCCCATCATAACAGAGAACCATGTCAACGGGGGTCCCTGCTACAACCCAAGCCCAG TTTCAGACGCCCCTCCGGCTCCGGCTGCTGAGAGCCAATCATGGCCTGAGGAGCTCCTGCCGAGTCCTCAGCCAATGGAAGACGGACATGAGGAGGACTCGGCAGTGGTGGAGTACAGCGACCCGTACACTGAAGAAGACCCTGCGTGGGCCCCAGGAAGCTACCTGGAGAAAG TGGTGGCCATCTATGACTACACAGCTGACAAGGAGGACGAGCTATCGTTCCAGGAAGGAGGGATCATCTACGTGGTGAAGAAGAACGAGGACGGGTGGTTCGAAGGGGTGATGAACGCCACCACCGGCCTCTTCCCCGGAAACTACGTGGAGTCCATCATGCACTACGCggactga
- the LOC128455856 gene encoding abl interactor 2 isoform X19: protein MAELQMLLEVEIPAGRTALLDGFNNLLTVAEYCENNYVQTVDVHKEKVARREIGILTTNKNTCRAHKIVAQSNPERPVRYVRKPIDYGVLDDIGHGVKVSQQNMKFGSLSRTTPPSQKPPSPPRTGRVVFGKSSPYRTLEPVCPPVVPNHYVSSPTRNSMAPGQNPSPARTATLNHRPRTFSGSSGGSHLSSSSRSSSRENSGSGWGGVPIAVPTPSPPSTFPGPMVPQFYSMNRPQPRHQTAQVGGSLPYRRPPSVTDQPIITENHVNGGPCYNPSPASPPPPSLLQFTPQLPLMGFVARVQESISDAPPAPAAESQSWPEELLPSPQPMEDGHEEDSAVVEYSDPYTEEDPAWAPGSYLEKVVAIYDYTADKEDELSFQEGGIIYVVKKNEDGWFEGVMNATTGLFPGNYVESIMHYAD from the exons ATGGCGGAGCTGCAGAtgctgctggaggtggagaTCCCTGCGGGGAGAACCGCCCTGCTGGACGGATTCAACAACCTGCTGACGGTCGCTGAATACTGCGAGAACAACTATGTCCAG ACCGTTGACGTCCACAAAGAGAAGGTGGCGCGGCGGGAGATCGGCATCTTGACCACCAACAAGAACACCTGCCGCGCGCATAAGATTGTCGCTCAGTCCAATCCCGAGAGGCCGGTGCGCTACGTCAGGAAGCCAATCGACTACGGCGTCCTGGACGACATCGGACACGGAGTCAAGGTGA GCCAACAGAACATGAAATTCGGAAGTCTGTCCCggaccacccccccctcccagaaACCACCCAGTCCTCCAAGGACAGGCAGAGTCGTCTTTGG GAAGAGCTCCCCCTACAGGACCTTGGAGCCAGTGTGCCCCCCAGTGGTGCCCAACCATTATGTATCCAGCCCCACCAGAAACAGTATGGCCCCTGGGCAGAATCCCAGTCCGGCTCGCACCGCCACCCTCAACCATCGACCCCGAACCTTCAG TGGCAGCAGTGGCGGCAGtcacctcagcagcagcagccgaagcagcagcagagaaaacagtGGCAGCGGCTGGGGGGGCGTTCCCATTGCCGTGCCGACGCCCTCCCCACCCTCCACCTtcccag GTCCGATGGTCCCTCAGTTCTACAGCATGAACCGACCTCAGCCACGACACCAGACTGCACAGGTGGGCGGGTCGCTGCCTTACCGCCGCCCCCCCTCTGTGACGGACCAGCCCATCATAACAGAGAACCATGTCAACGGGGGTCCCTGCTACAACCCAAGCCCAG CCTCCCCCCCGCCTCCATCACTCCTCCAGTTCACCCCTCAGCTGCCTCTCATGGGCTTCGTTGCTCGGGTTCAGGAGTCCA TTTCAGACGCCCCTCCGGCTCCGGCTGCTGAGAGCCAATCATGGCCTGAGGAGCTCCTGCCGAGTCCTCAGCCAATGGAAGACGGACATGAGGAGGACTCGGCAGTGGTGGAGTACAGCGACCCGTACACTGAAGAAGACCCTGCGTGGGCCCCAGGAAGCTACCTGGAGAAAG TGGTGGCCATCTATGACTACACAGCTGACAAGGAGGACGAGCTATCGTTCCAGGAAGGAGGGATCATCTACGTGGTGAAGAAGAACGAGGACGGGTGGTTCGAAGGGGTGATGAACGCCACCACCGGCCTCTTCCCCGGAAACTACGTGGAGTCCATCATGCACTACGCggactga
- the LOC128455856 gene encoding abl interactor 2 isoform X11: MAELQMLLEVEIPAGRTALLDGFNNLLTVAEYCENNYVQSTDKQRALEETKSYTTQSLASVAYLINTLANNVLQMLDIQASQLRCMESSVNHISQTVDVHKEKVARREIGILTTNKNTCRAHKIVAQSNPERPVRYVRKPIDYGVLDDIGHGVKVSQQNMKFGSLSRTTPPSQKPPSPPRTGRVVFGKSSPYRTLEPVCPPVVPNHYVSSPTRNSMAPGQNPSPARTATLNHRPRTFSGSSGGSHLSSSSRSSSRENSGSGWGGVPIAVPTPSPPSTFPGPMVPQFYSMNRPQPRHQTAQVGGSLPYRRPPSVTDQPIITENHVNGGPCYNPSPVSDAPPAPAAESQSWPEELLPSPQPMEDGHEEDSAVVEYSDPYTEEDPAWAPGSYLEKVVAIYDYTADKEDELSFQEGGIIYVVKKNEDGWFEGVMNATTGLFPGNYVESIMHYAD, translated from the exons ATGGCGGAGCTGCAGAtgctgctggaggtggagaTCCCTGCGGGGAGAACCGCCCTGCTGGACGGATTCAACAACCTGCTGACGGTCGCTGAATACTGCGAGAACAACTATGTCCAG TCCACAGACAAGCAGCGAGCGCTGGAGGAGACCAAGAGCTACACAACCCAGTCTCTGGCCAGCGTGGCCTACCTCATCAACACGCTGGCCAACAACGTGCTGCAGATGCTGGACATCCAGGCCTCACAGCTGCGCTGCATGGAGAGCTCCGTCAACCACATCTCACAG ACCGTTGACGTCCACAAAGAGAAGGTGGCGCGGCGGGAGATCGGCATCTTGACCACCAACAAGAACACCTGCCGCGCGCATAAGATTGTCGCTCAGTCCAATCCCGAGAGGCCGGTGCGCTACGTCAGGAAGCCAATCGACTACGGCGTCCTGGACGACATCGGACACGGAGTCAAGGTGA GCCAACAGAACATGAAATTCGGAAGTCTGTCCCggaccacccccccctcccagaaACCACCCAGTCCTCCAAGGACAGGCAGAGTCGTCTTTGG GAAGAGCTCCCCCTACAGGACCTTGGAGCCAGTGTGCCCCCCAGTGGTGCCCAACCATTATGTATCCAGCCCCACCAGAAACAGTATGGCCCCTGGGCAGAATCCCAGTCCGGCTCGCACCGCCACCCTCAACCATCGACCCCGAACCTTCAG TGGCAGCAGTGGCGGCAGtcacctcagcagcagcagccgaagcagcagcagagaaaacagtGGCAGCGGCTGGGGGGGCGTTCCCATTGCCGTGCCGACGCCCTCCCCACCCTCCACCTtcccag GTCCGATGGTCCCTCAGTTCTACAGCATGAACCGACCTCAGCCACGACACCAGACTGCACAGGTGGGCGGGTCGCTGCCTTACCGCCGCCCCCCCTCTGTGACGGACCAGCCCATCATAACAGAGAACCATGTCAACGGGGGTCCCTGCTACAACCCAAGCCCAG TTTCAGACGCCCCTCCGGCTCCGGCTGCTGAGAGCCAATCATGGCCTGAGGAGCTCCTGCCGAGTCCTCAGCCAATGGAAGACGGACATGAGGAGGACTCGGCAGTGGTGGAGTACAGCGACCCGTACACTGAAGAAGACCCTGCGTGGGCCCCAGGAAGCTACCTGGAGAAAG TGGTGGCCATCTATGACTACACAGCTGACAAGGAGGACGAGCTATCGTTCCAGGAAGGAGGGATCATCTACGTGGTGAAGAAGAACGAGGACGGGTGGTTCGAAGGGGTGATGAACGCCACCACCGGCCTCTTCCCCGGAAACTACGTGGAGTCCATCATGCACTACGCggactga
- the LOC128455856 gene encoding abl interactor 2 isoform X17, translating to MAELQMLLEVEIPAGRTALLDGFNNLLTVAEYCENNYVQSTDKQRALEETKSYTTQSLASVAYLINTLANNVLQMLDIQASQLRCMESSVNHISQTVDVHKEKVARREIGILTTNKNTCRAHKIVAQSNPERPVRYVRKPIDYGVLDDIGHGVKVSQQNMKFGSLSRTTPPSQKPPSPPRTGRVVFGGSSGGSHLSSSSRSSSRENSGSGWGGVPIAVPTPSPPSTFPGPMVPQFYSMNRPQPRHQTAQVGGSLPYRRPPSVTDQPIITENHVNGGPCYNPSPASPPPPSLLQFTPQLPLMGFVARVQESNAPPAPAAESQSWPEELLPSPQPMEDGHEEDSAVVEYSDPYTEEDPAWAPGSYLEKVVAIYDYTADKEDELSFQEGGIIYVVKKNEDGWFEGVMNATTGLFPGNYVESIMHYAD from the exons ATGGCGGAGCTGCAGAtgctgctggaggtggagaTCCCTGCGGGGAGAACCGCCCTGCTGGACGGATTCAACAACCTGCTGACGGTCGCTGAATACTGCGAGAACAACTATGTCCAG TCCACAGACAAGCAGCGAGCGCTGGAGGAGACCAAGAGCTACACAACCCAGTCTCTGGCCAGCGTGGCCTACCTCATCAACACGCTGGCCAACAACGTGCTGCAGATGCTGGACATCCAGGCCTCACAGCTGCGCTGCATGGAGAGCTCCGTCAACCACATCTCACAG ACCGTTGACGTCCACAAAGAGAAGGTGGCGCGGCGGGAGATCGGCATCTTGACCACCAACAAGAACACCTGCCGCGCGCATAAGATTGTCGCTCAGTCCAATCCCGAGAGGCCGGTGCGCTACGTCAGGAAGCCAATCGACTACGGCGTCCTGGACGACATCGGACACGGAGTCAAGGTGA GCCAACAGAACATGAAATTCGGAAGTCTGTCCCggaccacccccccctcccagaaACCACCCAGTCCTCCAAGGACAGGCAGAGTCGTCTTTGG TGGCAGCAGTGGCGGCAGtcacctcagcagcagcagccgaagcagcagcagagaaaacagtGGCAGCGGCTGGGGGGGCGTTCCCATTGCCGTGCCGACGCCCTCCCCACCCTCCACCTtcccag GTCCGATGGTCCCTCAGTTCTACAGCATGAACCGACCTCAGCCACGACACCAGACTGCACAGGTGGGCGGGTCGCTGCCTTACCGCCGCCCCCCCTCTGTGACGGACCAGCCCATCATAACAGAGAACCATGTCAACGGGGGTCCCTGCTACAACCCAAGCCCAG CCTCCCCCCCGCCTCCATCACTCCTCCAGTTCACCCCTCAGCTGCCTCTCATGGGCTTCGTTGCTCGGGTTCAGGAGTCCA ACGCCCCTCCGGCTCCGGCTGCTGAGAGCCAATCATGGCCTGAGGAGCTCCTGCCGAGTCCTCAGCCAATGGAAGACGGACATGAGGAGGACTCGGCAGTGGTGGAGTACAGCGACCCGTACACTGAAGAAGACCCTGCGTGGGCCCCAGGAAGCTACCTGGAGAAAG TGGTGGCCATCTATGACTACACAGCTGACAAGGAGGACGAGCTATCGTTCCAGGAAGGAGGGATCATCTACGTGGTGAAGAAGAACGAGGACGGGTGGTTCGAAGGGGTGATGAACGCCACCACCGGCCTCTTCCCCGGAAACTACGTGGAGTCCATCATGCACTACGCggactga
- the LOC128455856 gene encoding abl interactor 2 isoform X3 — translation MAELQMLLEVEIPAGRTALLDGFNNLLTVAEYCENNYVQSTDKQRALEETKSYTTQSLASVAYLINTLANNVLQMLDIQASQLRCMESSVNHISQTVDVHKEKVARREIGILTTNKNTCRAHKIVAQSNPERPVRYVRKPIDYGVLDDIGHGVKVSQQNMKFGSLSRTTPPSQKPPSPPRTGRVVFGKSSPYRTLEPVCPPVVPNHYVSSPTRNSMAPGQNPSPARTATLNHRPRTFSSVSVCVRLCSGSSGGSHLSSSSRSSSRENSGSGWGGVPIAVPTPSPPSTFPGPMVPQFYSMNRPQPRHQTAQVGGSLPYRRPPSVTDQPIITENHVNGGPCYNPSPASPPPPSLLQFTPQLPLMGFVARVQESNAPPAPAAESQSWPEELLPSPQPMEDGHEEDSAVVEYSDPYTEEDPAWAPGSYLEKVVAIYDYTADKEDELSFQEGGIIYVVKKNEDGWFEGVMNATTGLFPGNYVESIMHYAD, via the exons ATGGCGGAGCTGCAGAtgctgctggaggtggagaTCCCTGCGGGGAGAACCGCCCTGCTGGACGGATTCAACAACCTGCTGACGGTCGCTGAATACTGCGAGAACAACTATGTCCAG TCCACAGACAAGCAGCGAGCGCTGGAGGAGACCAAGAGCTACACAACCCAGTCTCTGGCCAGCGTGGCCTACCTCATCAACACGCTGGCCAACAACGTGCTGCAGATGCTGGACATCCAGGCCTCACAGCTGCGCTGCATGGAGAGCTCCGTCAACCACATCTCACAG ACCGTTGACGTCCACAAAGAGAAGGTGGCGCGGCGGGAGATCGGCATCTTGACCACCAACAAGAACACCTGCCGCGCGCATAAGATTGTCGCTCAGTCCAATCCCGAGAGGCCGGTGCGCTACGTCAGGAAGCCAATCGACTACGGCGTCCTGGACGACATCGGACACGGAGTCAAGGTGA GCCAACAGAACATGAAATTCGGAAGTCTGTCCCggaccacccccccctcccagaaACCACCCAGTCCTCCAAGGACAGGCAGAGTCGTCTTTGG GAAGAGCTCCCCCTACAGGACCTTGGAGCCAGTGTGCCCCCCAGTGGTGCCCAACCATTATGTATCCAGCCCCACCAGAAACAGTATGGCCCCTGGGCAGAATCCCAGTCCGGCTCGCACCGCCACCCTCAACCATCGACCCCGAACCTTCAG tagtgtgtctgtgtgtgtgcggttgtgtAGTGGCAGCAGTGGCGGCAGtcacctcagcagcagcagccgaagcagcagcagagaaaacagtGGCAGCGGCTGGGGGGGCGTTCCCATTGCCGTGCCGACGCCCTCCCCACCCTCCACCTtcccag GTCCGATGGTCCCTCAGTTCTACAGCATGAACCGACCTCAGCCACGACACCAGACTGCACAGGTGGGCGGGTCGCTGCCTTACCGCCGCCCCCCCTCTGTGACGGACCAGCCCATCATAACAGAGAACCATGTCAACGGGGGTCCCTGCTACAACCCAAGCCCAG CCTCCCCCCCGCCTCCATCACTCCTCCAGTTCACCCCTCAGCTGCCTCTCATGGGCTTCGTTGCTCGGGTTCAGGAGTCCA ACGCCCCTCCGGCTCCGGCTGCTGAGAGCCAATCATGGCCTGAGGAGCTCCTGCCGAGTCCTCAGCCAATGGAAGACGGACATGAGGAGGACTCGGCAGTGGTGGAGTACAGCGACCCGTACACTGAAGAAGACCCTGCGTGGGCCCCAGGAAGCTACCTGGAGAAAG TGGTGGCCATCTATGACTACACAGCTGACAAGGAGGACGAGCTATCGTTCCAGGAAGGAGGGATCATCTACGTGGTGAAGAAGAACGAGGACGGGTGGTTCGAAGGGGTGATGAACGCCACCACCGGCCTCTTCCCCGGAAACTACGTGGAGTCCATCATGCACTACGCggactga